From Mangifera indica cultivar Alphonso unplaced genomic scaffold, CATAS_Mindica_2.1 Un_0001, whole genome shotgun sequence, the proteins below share one genomic window:
- the LOC123205014 gene encoding uncharacterized protein LOC123205014 has translation MGLVLLFWFQVFCSRIDCRSSASFVPCIVLSFQNQPLQLLTCCACYGITAAVGFFCRIQTQIFCTSLPQIFCPTLLLSLVDCSSSTFLLPGFHCNRILPSF, from the exons ATGGGATTAGTGCTGCT CTTCTGGTTCCAGGTGTTCTGCTCCAGAATAGATTGTAGATCCTCTGCTTCCTTCGTTCCCTGTATTGTCCTGTCTTTCCAGAACCAACCTCTGCAATTGCTTACCTGCTGTGCTTGTTATGGGATTACGGCTGCTGTAGGTTTCTTCTGCAGGATCCAAACCCAGATTTTCTGTACTTCTCTGCCCCAGATTTTCTGTCCTACTCTCCTGCTTTCTCTGGTCGACTGTAGCAGCTCGACGTTTCTGCTTCCTGGTTTTCACTGCAATAGAATCCTGCCTTCCTTCTAA
- the LOC123205012 gene encoding uncharacterized protein LOC123205012: MISEIGAQGLDCPKLEFFNTRMKGSSEIPEDFFVGMENLKVLSFFHLDELSLPTSLGLLTNLQTLCLDYGTFSDITFIGELRKLKILSLRHCKIEQLAEEISKLTQLRLLDLSNCWKLKVIVPNVISSLSQLEELYMSGCSILWKVEILEKLRHLSKLTTLEIDISDDQILPKDFFSKKLERYKISIGNAATKFGGSSIHLGDGKFMNVESCWFNKPTLTTLKLNLNSFIWHGELQLLLNVEFLCLEKLQGMKNDLSELDKKGFSQLKYLHVHNNPNILCIVDSTKCKSHDAFPHLESLVFFNLTNLEKICYGLPSTKSFFHLKFIEVKSCDKLENIFSFSNASKSLPQLQLIKVEDCKNLTEIFAVESKNKANKNEVIDKIEFCQLRFLTLINLPRIASFYSNANTVSTSQKTQKELTINLESSDINSEDEKIDTVIPFFNQKVVFPCLEELTLGASNSKKIWDNKLPTTSYCYQNLKKLIVDGYQKLKFVFPSSIIKSFEQLQHLEISCCKELKEIIVREETEGTTTFIFPRVTFLKFKELPELTTLYNGKYNLNWPMLKELEMRDCSKVDIFTSENKVVVPNLEVLKLRSSNCEILWDSQLVATSSCYQNLTSLILNGCGKLQYVFLSSMVKSFERLEHIEIRNCSVLKEIISKGVEANKTFVFPRVTSLKLENLPELATFYPGVHTSKWPVLKELELCNCDKIKIFTSEYMSFHDNNEGQHDIWEKQSLFLAENAVFPCLEELKLRATNFEKIWDNKLPTTSCRYQNLKKLIVDGCQKLKFVFPSSIIKSFEQLQHLEISFCKELKEIVAKEEIEGITTFIFPRLAFLKLEKLPKLTTLHHGKYNSNWPMLKELEIRDCSKLDIFTSEYEINLNLEKLTLSRVDDMITLLHQFPENFCRCTIEIEQDKSANISVGILQRSVKLEKLILSDCSYEEIFACGEDEKHTQTLIRIKSLELSNLYDAKYLWGKSSKLDSLLQNLEVLEVRYCYRMINVLPSSASFENLTVLNVHSCDGLMNLLTPSIAKNLVQLREMKIEFCKMMTEIVSNKTEDVAAEDEIVFGKLKLLSLEFLDSLTCFCSGNFALKFPSLEELVVVGCPKMKTFSAGNLNTPSLQKVQQHWRDKGKWSWNGHLNTTIQQLYEKEVNSKSMELTLSGKDVTLLWQDQLPEHQFSKVKILEIIKDESSNIPIGILQRFNNLKKLVLISSSYEEIFSCEKDEKHVSMLAQIKELELWGLFNLEYTWKEKSHLGSILQNLEMLDVNFCHNLISIVPSSAIFENLITLEVWYCDGLINLVSSSTAKSLVRLEQMILSQCKMMAEVVSSEGGTKTEEIVFDKLKLLAFDNLKNLTSFCAGNYVFKFPALEELIVCECHNMKTFFEGVISVPSLRRVKQEEDDDLGCWEGDLNTTIQFLHSKK; the protein is encoded by the exons ATGATTAGTGAGATTGGTGCTCAAGGTTTGGATTGtccaaaacttgaatttttcaatACAAGGATGAAAGGTTCTTCTGAAATCCCTGAAGATTTTTTTGTGGGGATGGAAAACCTCAAGGTTCTAAGTTTCTTTCACCTAGATGAATTGTCCTTGCCAACATCTCTTGGTCTCCTCACAAATCTTCAAACGTTATGTTTGGATTATGGCACATTTTCAGATATAACATTCATTGGAGAGTTGAGAAAACTAAAGATTCTTAGCTTGCGACATTGTAAGATTGAACAGTTGGCTGAAGAAATAAGTAAATTGACTCAATTGAGGTTATTAGATTTAAGTAATTGTTGGAAACTGAAAGTTATAGTACCGAATGTTATATCAAGCTTATCTCAATTGGAAGAATTGTATATGAGCGGATGCTCTATTTTGTGGAAGGTTGAAATACTTGAGAAGTTGAGGCATTTATCCAAATTGACAACTTTGGAAATAGATATTTCAGATGATCAAATTTTACCAAAAGACTTCTTCTCCAAAAAGTTGGAAAGGTACAAAATATCAATTGGAAATGCGGCTACTAAGTTTGGTGGGTCCTCCATACATCTTGGTGATGGGAAGTTCATGAATGTTGAAAGTTGTTGGTTTAATAAGCCTACTTTAACAACACTGAAACTGAATCTTAATTCTTTCATTTGGCACGGGGAATTGCAGTTGTTACTGAATGTTGAATTCTTATGCTTAGAGAAATTGCAGGGTATGAAGAATGATCTCTCTGAATTAGACAAGAAGGGTTTTTCTCAATTAAAATATCTTCATGTCCATAATAATCCCAACATCTTATGCATTGTTGACTCAACAAAGTGCAAATCTCATGATGCCTTTCCACACTTGGAGTCTTTGGTTTTTTTCAACTTGACGAACTTGGAAAAGATATGTTATGGTCTACCCTCAACAAAGTCTTTCTTCCACCTCAAATTTATAGAAGTGAAAAGTTGTGATAAGTTGGAAAATATCTTCTCATTCTCCAATGCTAGCAAAAGCCTTCCACAACTTCAATTAATTAAGGTGGaagattgcaagaatttgacTGAGATTTTTGCTgttgaaagtaaaaataaagcaaacaaGAATGAGGTAATTGATAAGATTGAATTTTGTCAATTACGCTTCTTGACTTTGATTAATCTTCCAAGGATTGCGAGCTTCTACTCAAATGCAAATACAGTTTCAACATCGCAAAAGACACAGAAAGAATTGACAATTAATTTGGAGTCCAGTGATATCAATTCGGAGGATGAGAAAATTGATACTGTCATACCATTTTTTAACCAAAAG GTTGTTTTTCCTTGTTTGGAAGAATTAACGCTTGGAGCAAGTAATTCTAAGAAGATTTGGGACAACAAACTTCCAACAACCTCTTATTGCTatcagaatttgaaaaaattgattgtgGATGGCtatcaaaaactaaaatttgtatttccatCATCTATAATCAAAAGCTTTGAGCAGCTTCAACACCTTGAGATAAGTTGTTGCAAGGAATTAAAGGAGATTATTGTCAGAGAAGAAACAGAGGGTACTACTACATTTATCTTTCCAAGGGTAACTTTTCTGAAATTCAAAGAATTGCCAGAGCTTACAACTTTATACAATGGAAAATACAACTTAAATTGGCCAATGTTAAAGGAGTTGGAGATGCGTGATTGTAGCAAAGTAGACATATTTACTTCAGAAAATAAG GTTGTTGTCCCCAATTTGGAGGTCTTAAAACTACGTTCATCCAATTGTGAAATACTCTGGGATAGTCAACTTGTGGCAACTTCTTCTTGCTATCAAAACTTGACAAGCTTGATCCTGAATGGTTGTGGAAAACTCcaatatgtatttttatcatCCATGGTGAAAAGCTTTGAGCGGCTTGAACACATTGAGATACGCAATTGTAGTGTTTTGAAGGAGATTATTTCAAAAGGAGTGGAAGCAAACAAGACATTTGTATTTCCACGAGTAACCTCTCTAAAATTGGAGAATTTGCCCGAACTTGCAACTTTCTATCCTGGAGTACACACTTCTAAATGGCCAGTGTTAAAGGAGTTGGAGTTGTGTAAttgtgacaaaataaaaatattcacttCAGAATATATGAGCTTCCATGATAATAATGAGGGTCAACATGATATTTGGGAGAAACAATCCCTCTTCTTGGCCGAAAAT GCTGTTTTTCCTTGTTTGGAAGAATTAAAGCTTCGAGCAACTAATTTTGAGAAGATTTGGGACAACAAACTTCCAACAACCTCTTGTCGCTatcagaatttgaaaaaattgattgtgGATGGCtgtcaaaaactaaaatttgtatttccatCATCTATAATCAAAAGCTTTGAGCAGCTTCAACACCTTGAGATAAGTTTTTGCAAGGAATTAAAGGAGATTGTTGCCAAAGAAGAAATAGAGGGTATTACTACATTTATCTTTCCAAGGTTAGCGTTTTTGAAACTGGAAAAATTGCCAAAGCTTACAACTTTACACCATGGAAAATACAACTCAAATTGGCCAATGTTAAAGGAGTTGGAGATACGTGATTGTAGCAAACTAGACATATTTACTTCAGAATATGAG ATTAACCTCAATTTGGAGAAATTAACCCTAAGCAGAGTGGATGACATGATAACATTGCTGCATCAGTTTCCAGAAAACTTTTGTAGATGTACAATTGAGATCGAACAGGATAAATCTGCCAATATTTCGGTTGGCATCCTTCAGAGATCGGTTAAGCTGGAAAAACTCATTCTCAGTGACTGCTCATATGAGGAGATATTTGCATGTGGAGAGGATGAGAAACATACACAGACATTGATACGCATAAAAAGTTTGGAGTTGAGTAATCTTTATGATGCGAAGTACCTTTGGGGAAAAAGCTCCAAACTAGActctcttcttcaaaatcttgaagTTCTAGAAGTAAGATATTGTTATAGAATGATAAATGTTCTGCCATCCTCAGCATCTTTTGAGAATCTAACAGTTTTGAATGTACATTCGTGTGATGGATTGATGAACTTACTCACACCTTCAATAGCAAAAAATTTGGTGCAGTTGagagaaatgaaaattgaattttgcaAAATGATGACAGAAATAGTATCAAATAAGACAGAAGATGTAGcagcagaagatgaaattgtttttggcaAACTGAAGTTGTTGTCACTTGAATTCTTGGATAGTCTCACATGCTTCTGCTCTGGGAATTTTGCGTTGAAATTCCCGTCTTTGGAAGAATTGGTTGTGGTTGGTTGTCCTAAGATGAAGACTTTCTCTGCAGGAAACTTAAACACACCAAGTTTACAGAAAGTTCAACAACATTGGCGGGATAAAGGCAAATGGAGTTGGAATGGTCACCTAAATACAACCATACAGCAACTGTATGAAAAAGAG GTTAACTCTAAGTCAATGGAATTGACACTAAGTGGAAAAGACGTCACACTTTTATGGCAAGACCAGCTTCCAGAACATCAGTTTTCCAAAGTGAAAATTCTTGAGATCATTAAAGATGAATCATCTAACATTCCAATTGGAATCCTTCAAAGAtttaacaatctcaaaaaaCTTGTACTAATATCGAGTTCATATGAAGAGATATTCTCATGTGAAAAAGATGAGAAACATGTAAGCATGCTTGCACAAATAAAGGAACTAGAGCTATGGGGGCTTTTCAATTTGGAGTACACGTggaaagaaaaatctcatctgggctcaattcttcaaaatcttgaaatgTTAGATGTAAATTTTTGCCACAATTTGATTAGTATAGTGCCGTCTTCagcaatttttgaaaatctcattacTCTAGAAGTATGGTATTGTGATGGATTGATAAACTTAGTATCATCTTCAACAGCCAAAAGTTTGGTGCGACTCGAACAAATGATATTGTCACAATGTAAAATGATGGCAGAAGTAGTATCAAGTGAGGGGGGTACAAAAACCGAGgaaattgtttttgacaaattaaagCTGTTGgcatttgataatttaaaaaatctcacaagCTTCTGTGCTGGTAATTATGTCTTCAAATTTCCAGCTTTGGAAGAATTGATAGTTTGTGAATGCCACAATATGAAGACTTTCTTTGAAGGAGTCATAAGTGTACCAAGTTTACGAAGAGTAAAACAAGAAGAGGATGACGACTTAGGATGCTGGGAGGGTGACCTTAATACTACTATTCAATTTCTACACAGCAAAAAGTG A
- the LOC123205013 gene encoding probable disease resistance protein At5g63020 produces MEEAAGNAVIEVGKCLSAPIGRQFMYLYNYKTNFHNLEKEAARLEDARDEVEAEVVAAKNDVKEIRRAVKNWQSGVDSIIEETKKLIQEKSNSSCFNLITYYKNGRKAWKKLNAITELLQEKVTFAEVSLPTTHEVIRLTNKDYEEFESRRSVFNDVLKSLDDPEVGIIGVYGMGGIGKTTLVKEVGHQAKKNKKLDEVVFVEVSDKPDTQKIQDELATQLGVKFDTDAERVSKLNARLKNGKKVLVILDNIWERLDLEALGIPCGDDRGECKLLLTARYRNVLWSMDCKKDFSMGVLKEEEAWRLFKKMAGDIVDQTNKLGSLPNEVCNECHGLPVVITAIARALSHRRHVPEWEDALLELRKPFPTKFAGKLEKEYLRIALSYNYLKGNELKKTLLICSLMKNNTTISDLLKLITGLDILERGNLSMKQARNRLASLVYELKDSCLLLDGSTSEQFSMHDVVRSVVIIIAYKDHDVFTE; encoded by the exons ATGGAAGAAGCTGCTGGGAATGCTGTTATAGAAGTTGGAAAGTGCTTAAGTGCTCCGATTGGCCGTCAGTTTATGTACTTGTACAACTACAAAACCAACTTTCACAATCTTGAAAAAGAAGCTGCAAGGCTGGAAGATGCAAGAGATGAGGTGGAGGCTGAGGTTGTTGCTGCTAAAAATgatgtgaaagagatcagacgGGCTGTTAAGAACTGGCAGAGTGGTGTGGATTCCATCATCGAAGAAACAAAGAAGCTGATTCAAGAGAAATCAAACAGCAGTTGTTTCAACTTGATCACTTACTACAAAAATGGCAGGAAAGCATGGAAAAAGCTGAACGCTATAACTGAACTTCTTCAGGAAAAAGTAACATTTGCTGAGGTTTCTCTTCCTACCACTCACGAAGTCATTCGGCTCACTAACAAAGATTATGAGGAATTTGAATCAAGAAGGTCAGTTTTCAACGATGTGCTGAAGTCATTAGATGATCCTGAGGTTGGAATTATTGGGGTTTATGGAATGGGTGGAATTGGTAAAACCACACTGGTCAAAGAAGTTGGTCATCAAGCCAAGAAAAACAAGAAGTTGGATGAGGTGGTTTTCGTAGAGGTATCTGATAAACCAGATACTCAAAAGATTCAAGATGAACTTGCGACTCAGTTAGGCGTGAAATTTGATACGGACGCTGAACGAGTGAGCAAGTTGAATGCGAGACTGAAGAATGGTAAAAAAGTGCTTGTAATTTTAGACAATATATGGGAACGATTAGATTTGGAGGCTCTCGGTATTCCTTGTGGAGATGACCGTGGGGAATGTAAATTATTGCTGACAGCAAGATATCGTAATGTATTATGGAGTATGGATTGTAAGAAAGATTTCTCGATGGGTGTCttaaaggaagaagaagcttgGAGATTGTTTAAGAAGATGGCAG GTGATATTgttgatcaaacaaataagCTGGGTTCTCTGCCGAATGAAGTATGCAATGAATGTCATGGTTTGCCAGTTGTCATTACTGCCATAGCGAGAGCATTAAGTCACAGGAGACATGTCCCTGAATGGGAAGATGCCCTGCTAGAACTAAGAAAGCCTTTTCCAACAAAGTTTGCAGGTAAGctagaaaaagaatatttaaggATTGCGTTGAGTTACAATTATCTAAAAGGCAACGAGCTCAAGAAAACTTTGCTAATTTGTAgcctaatgaaaaataatactaCCATTTCAGACTTGCTCAAACTCATTACGGGTTTAGATATATTAGAAAGAGGTAACCTTTCTATGAAACAAGCACGAAATAGGCTGGCAAGTCTTGTCTATGAACTCAAGGATTCTTGTTTGTTGCTTGATGGTTCAACCAGTGAACAGTTTTCCATGCATGATGTTGTTCGTTCAGTTGTCATAATAATTGCATATAAAGATCATGATGTATTTACAGAGTGA